A section of the Rubritalea squalenifaciens DSM 18772 genome encodes:
- a CDS encoding ExbD/TolR family protein, with the protein MASSKSEQLLKDDEPMMDISSLIDVCFLLLIFFLVTSTILPTERDLMLKLPDGRGVPSEDVVINLSVDAQGQIKMKSGGVEEVIDSDSNNRNLPKLVDRLQLFKMAAGPNDVVAMIDVDDAASQQRFIDVMNCLAGEEVTKVAFTARD; encoded by the coding sequence ATGGCTAGTTCTAAATCCGAACAACTATTGAAGGACGACGAGCCAATGATGGATATTTCATCACTGATCGACGTGTGTTTTTTGCTGCTTATCTTCTTTCTCGTCACTTCGACGATTTTGCCGACCGAGAGAGACCTGATGTTGAAGTTGCCTGATGGCAGGGGTGTCCCCTCTGAGGATGTAGTGATTAACTTGAGTGTCGATGCTCAGGGGCAAATCAAAATGAAGAGTGGGGGAGTAGAGGAAGTTATCGATAGTGATAGCAATAATCGAAATCTACCCAAGCTGGTAGATCGGCTACAACTGTTCAAGATGGCCGCCGGACCCAATGACGTTGTGGCGATGATCGATGTCGACGACGCAGCAAGTCAGCAGCGTTTTATAGATGTCATGAACTGCCTCGCAGGAGAAGAGGTTACCAAGGTGGCTTTCACGGCTAGAGATTAA
- the ispD gene encoding 2-C-methyl-D-erythritol 4-phosphate cytidylyltransferase, whose protein sequence is MSTAAIIVAAGTSRRMGFDKLLAPLDGEPVLKHSIKAFASTPEICEIIVVCPEDRFNQLGLSDLSIPVSRVDGGSDRHNSVYNGIKALTSDAQLISVHDGARPLISPQQIEKTIIAASQFGAATSAKRIVDTVKRSDDQGVVVAAVDRDNLWAMETPQIFKRELLQKAYEAVESSGSLVTDEVSALELIGVATHLVENNTPNIKITFPQDIQLAEKLRS, encoded by the coding sequence ATGTCGACCGCTGCCATCATTGTCGCTGCTGGTACTAGCAGAAGAATGGGCTTTGATAAGCTTCTGGCTCCCCTCGATGGTGAACCGGTACTCAAGCACTCCATCAAAGCCTTCGCCAGCACTCCAGAAATCTGTGAGATAATCGTGGTGTGCCCAGAAGATAGATTTAACCAGTTAGGTCTATCAGATTTAAGTATTCCTGTTAGTAGAGTTGATGGCGGATCAGATCGACACAATTCCGTCTATAATGGCATCAAGGCCCTAACTAGTGATGCCCAACTGATATCGGTGCACGATGGTGCAAGGCCTCTCATCTCGCCTCAACAAATTGAGAAAACGATTATTGCAGCGTCTCAATTTGGTGCGGCAACATCGGCTAAGCGGATTGTCGATACTGTGAAGCGCTCCGACGACCAAGGAGTCGTTGTTGCAGCTGTAGATAGGGATAACCTATGGGCTATGGAAACCCCTCAAATCTTCAAGCGTGAGCTACTGCAGAAGGCTTATGAAGCGGTCGAATCTTCTGGCTCACTTGTTACCGATGAGGTTTCCGCTCTTGAGTTGATCGGCGTGGCTACTCACCTGGTTGAGAATAACACCCCAAATATCAAAATCACTTTTCCCCAAGACATTCAGTTGGCGGAGAAACTACGTTCCTAA
- a CDS encoding GatB/YqeY domain-containing protein: protein MSIQETLKSDMKDAMKSKDKVALTTIRSLISAIKNAAIEKGGASAELDETEAMAVVRKQIKQRQDSIKQYQDAGRPELADAEQAEVTVLEKYLPAALSDAEIEAAVTAAITETGASTRADMGKVMGVLQKSTEGRADGKTLSQAVMKALS from the coding sequence ATGAGCATTCAAGAAACTCTCAAGTCAGACATGAAAGATGCAATGAAGTCCAAAGACAAGGTTGCTCTCACCACCATCCGCTCTCTAATTTCTGCTATCAAGAATGCTGCGATCGAAAAAGGCGGCGCCAGTGCAGAACTGGACGAGACCGAGGCCATGGCTGTGGTTCGTAAACAAATCAAGCAGCGCCAGGATTCCATTAAACAATATCAGGATGCTGGCCGCCCTGAGCTTGCAGACGCAGAGCAGGCTGAAGTTACCGTCCTTGAAAAATATCTTCCGGCAGCATTGAGCGATGCGGAGATCGAAGCTGCAGTCACTGCGGCTATCACCGAAACAGGTGCTTCTACACGCGCTGACATGGGCAAAGTCATGGGAGTCCTCCAGAAGAGCACGGAAGGTCGTGCTGATGGAAAGACCCTATCTCAAGCCGTCATGAAGGCCCTATCCTAA
- a CDS encoding M16 family metallopeptidase, with protein MQMHHDQLRGFHVATSEMPYMDSVSVGIYIPVGSRYEELAVNGVAHFLEHMIFKGTSDRSALDLAIAIEGAGGTINAYTTEDQTCLETRGPVELLPEFLEVMADMLWHSTFSIEEIEREREVIAEEIVMYQENPGDHLHDLLSAALWPDHPLGRPITGTEASIQSIHRETLEEFAEEHYSVEGLTLAVAGNVKHEDVLKLADKFLPAASTPQKTFEHFDPDRRSAEVQDLPLLHDQREIEQVHLAIAYHTNGRHSSDRHILRMLSFLLGETMSSRLFQELREKRGLCYSISSDYSLYEDTGTFEIHVGLDAQRLDECIDALHMVLADLKNNGFTAAELRQSKRYADGQAKIGLESTHSRMSWMGDSLMSFGKIIDPEEARATLASVTLDEIRALTSKTFMRENISIASIGPHTEANMRQALEKLF; from the coding sequence ATGCAAATGCATCACGACCAACTGCGCGGTTTCCATGTAGCCACATCGGAAATGCCCTACATGGACAGCGTTTCTGTAGGGATCTACATCCCAGTAGGAAGCCGCTATGAGGAGCTCGCAGTTAATGGCGTAGCTCACTTTCTTGAGCACATGATCTTCAAGGGGACAAGCGACCGCTCAGCCCTAGATCTCGCTATAGCGATTGAAGGTGCCGGCGGGACTATCAATGCTTACACCACGGAAGATCAAACCTGCCTGGAGACACGTGGACCGGTCGAACTACTGCCTGAATTCCTTGAGGTCATGGCCGATATGCTGTGGCATTCTACTTTCTCCATAGAAGAGATTGAACGGGAGCGCGAGGTGATCGCCGAAGAGATTGTTATGTATCAGGAAAACCCGGGTGATCACCTTCATGACCTCTTGTCTGCAGCCCTGTGGCCAGATCACCCACTTGGTCGCCCCATCACAGGCACAGAAGCCTCTATTCAGAGCATCCATCGTGAAACCCTTGAGGAGTTTGCCGAAGAGCATTACTCTGTGGAGGGTTTGACGCTGGCCGTTGCCGGCAATGTAAAGCATGAGGACGTCTTGAAACTGGCGGACAAGTTTCTCCCAGCCGCCTCGACTCCGCAGAAGACATTCGAACATTTCGACCCTGATAGAAGATCCGCTGAAGTTCAGGATCTCCCCCTGCTCCATGATCAGCGTGAGATTGAACAAGTGCATCTTGCGATTGCCTATCACACCAATGGACGCCACTCGAGCGACCGCCACATCCTTCGCATGCTAAGCTTCCTGTTAGGTGAAACCATGAGCTCACGCCTTTTCCAGGAACTTAGAGAGAAGCGGGGCCTGTGCTACAGTATTTCCTCCGACTACAGCCTCTACGAGGATACGGGCACCTTTGAAATTCACGTCGGTCTTGATGCTCAAAGATTGGACGAATGCATCGATGCTCTGCACATGGTTTTAGCTGACCTCAAAAACAATGGCTTTACCGCAGCTGAACTGCGACAGTCGAAACGATATGCGGACGGACAGGCCAAGATTGGCCTGGAGAGCACACATTCCCGCATGAGCTGGATGGGAGACTCCCTGATGAGTTTTGGTAAAATCATTGATCCGGAAGAGGCACGAGCTACCCTAGCCTCAGTCACCTTGGATGAAATCCGCGCACTCACCAGCAAGACATTTATGCGCGAGAACATCTCCATCGCAAGTATTGGTCCTCATACTGAGGCGAATATGAGACAAGCTCTGGAGAAACTATTCTAG
- a CDS encoding transglutaminase-like domain-containing protein, which yields MHHRHKALCFILLSISCSGSLRAEQPAYIGGAGDNQQEIVSALQKITPEQRDGLVFLLKHMPESDLKTLKADFLLQNVDFAYRARNSFVWAKEVPEEIFLNDVLPYASLDERRDNWRGDFYKRFSNVVKEAKSLDEACLLVNKQIKEVVKVEYNTKRKKPNQSPYESMEQGMASCSGLSILLVNALRSVGIPARVAGIPAWTTKHGNHNWVEYWSPKDKQWHFIEYYPDANGPDHSWFVADAQQANPKSFIHSIYATSWKSTGIHFPMVWDMESKMVPGVNVTERYLSKDPTADKDLCELRIDFTNESGTREAIDIRVVQGDVVLHQGKTPGPQDDMNRFFQAKVKKEQLYQIVWAVDGQTKPQIKEIKPTKDDGWLNVKLGAGKAN from the coding sequence ATGCATCATAGACACAAAGCACTTTGCTTCATTTTGCTCTCGATCTCCTGTAGCGGAAGCCTTCGAGCTGAGCAACCGGCTTACATAGGCGGGGCTGGAGATAATCAGCAGGAGATCGTAAGTGCTTTGCAAAAAATTACTCCAGAGCAGAGAGACGGACTGGTCTTTCTGCTCAAACACATGCCCGAATCCGACCTTAAGACTCTCAAGGCGGATTTTCTACTGCAAAACGTTGATTTTGCCTACCGCGCCAGGAATTCATTCGTCTGGGCTAAAGAGGTTCCAGAGGAGATCTTCCTCAATGATGTTCTTCCTTATGCCTCACTTGACGAGAGGCGTGACAATTGGCGAGGAGACTTTTACAAAAGGTTTAGTAATGTCGTTAAGGAGGCCAAATCTCTGGATGAGGCCTGTCTCTTGGTTAACAAGCAGATCAAGGAGGTTGTTAAGGTTGAATACAACACCAAGCGGAAGAAGCCAAACCAAAGCCCCTATGAGTCCATGGAACAAGGGATGGCTAGCTGCAGTGGTCTTTCCATTCTCTTGGTTAATGCCCTGCGTTCTGTGGGCATTCCAGCTCGGGTAGCAGGCATTCCGGCGTGGACAACAAAGCATGGAAACCACAACTGGGTAGAATACTGGTCACCTAAAGACAAACAGTGGCATTTTATTGAGTATTATCCAGACGCTAATGGTCCTGACCACTCATGGTTTGTCGCGGATGCGCAACAGGCAAACCCTAAGAGTTTTATCCACAGCATTTATGCTACGTCCTGGAAATCGACAGGCATCCATTTTCCCATGGTTTGGGATATGGAGAGTAAAATGGTTCCTGGGGTAAATGTGACCGAGCGTTACTTGAGTAAAGACCCCACTGCAGATAAGGACCTGTGTGAGTTACGTATAGATTTCACGAACGAATCCGGGACTCGTGAGGCCATAGACATTCGAGTAGTTCAAGGTGATGTAGTGCTACATCAAGGGAAAACACCGGGGCCGCAGGACGACATGAACCGCTTTTTCCAGGCAAAAGTCAAAAAGGAGCAACTTTATCAGATTGTCTGGGCAGTAGACGGCCAAACCAAACCTCAAATAAAAGAAATTAAGCCAACCAAAGA
- a CDS encoding 3-keto-disaccharide hydrolase: MFTTLGKTITMALGVCALGSTLLAAEVEQPDESKGWKKLFDGKTTKGWRTYNQREAKPQWQAVDGALTLTKPGGGNLITEGQYENFDLRLEWKIPKGRNSGLFIGAKESERVIYQDAIEMQILGNTGFPKLDDYHIAGSIYGFFPSKREWAKPDGEWNKVRILKKDGNIKVFFNDQVVADFKPSSEEFAQMIAKTKFKAWPQFGKHEKGHIGFQDHGDSHGLAIRNIWIKELDAK; the protein is encoded by the coding sequence ATGTTCACCACTCTAGGAAAAACAATCACAATGGCACTTGGTGTCTGCGCGCTGGGATCCACCCTGCTCGCAGCCGAGGTGGAGCAGCCAGATGAAAGCAAAGGCTGGAAGAAACTCTTCGACGGCAAAACAACCAAAGGGTGGCGCACCTATAACCAGAGGGAAGCTAAGCCTCAATGGCAAGCTGTTGATGGTGCGCTCACACTAACGAAGCCCGGCGGCGGCAATCTTATTACTGAAGGGCAGTATGAGAACTTTGATCTCCGCTTGGAATGGAAAATTCCGAAAGGTCGTAATAGTGGGCTCTTTATTGGTGCAAAGGAGAGTGAACGAGTGATTTACCAGGATGCTATCGAAATGCAGATCCTCGGAAATACAGGCTTTCCAAAGCTTGATGACTACCACATTGCGGGTTCAATCTACGGTTTCTTTCCAAGTAAGAGGGAATGGGCAAAGCCTGACGGAGAGTGGAACAAAGTCAGAATCCTTAAGAAAGACGGAAACATCAAAGTTTTCTTTAATGATCAAGTTGTTGCAGACTTCAAGCCTTCTAGCGAAGAGTTTGCTCAGATGATTGCTAAGACGAAGTTTAAGGCTTGGCCTCAGTTCGGGAAGCATGAAAAGGGGCATATTGGCTTCCAGGACCATGGAGATAGTCACGGCCTCGCAATCCGGAATATTTGGATCAAAGAGCTTGATGCGAAGTAA